One window of Agromyces rhizosphaerae genomic DNA carries:
- the mfd gene encoding transcription-repair coupling factor, which translates to MILQGFLTALSRASTFDEALAQASHNAEFSALPGLDAPLVAGLLTRRIEADEPPALLLIAPTSREAESLRGALAPYLPDDTELLEFPAWETLPHERLSPSAETVGRRLHAIRRMREWTESERPRHPLIITASVRAALQPVADNLATLEPIRLAAGSRGHDLARIAEQLVDLAYSRVDMVSRRGEFAVRGGILDVFPPTADHPLRIEFFGDEVDQLRAFSVADQRSLPEPIDEALLAPSRELLLTPPVRQRAREMVHEFPGLAGMLEKVAEGIPVEGMESLAPALLERLVPITHYLPEGAAIAVISPERVESRAVSLAETNQEFLSAAWSAATAGAAAPIDLASGDFLSIAELREDALFSAPGEPDPGRVWWTFSGFDMGDAVDAVGDTGGGAGTGAGRADASGGTGPAASATAPSAPSTPGTALRVLATPVPSFHGNVDGAVAHVAARLRDGWSLVIAAAGSGLVERARDVLAEHELAGRIVDHVPADPEPGVAYLVQADATTGFDLPDAKLGLISEAEFYGRAAGYDARQGKKLASRRRNVVDPLQLKPGDHVVHQTHGIGRFVEMVQREVAAGARPTGPSRTAGVQQAPTIVREYLVLEYAPSKRGQAGDRLYVPTDQLDLLSRYVGGEAPSLSKMGGSDWAQAKGKARRAVRDIAVELVKLYSARMAAKGHAFGPDTPWQHELEEAFPYAETPDQLQTIDEVKADMERPIPMDRLLAGDVGFGKTEVAVRAAFKAIQDGKQVAMLVPTTLLVKQHLETFQERFAGFPVRVRALSRFQTDKEAKEAIAGLADGSVDMVIGTHRLLTEKITFKDLGLLIIDEEQRFGVEHKDRIKQLKTNVDILAMSATPIPRTLEMAVTGIREMSTLATAPEDRHPILTFVGPYSDKQVGAAIRREMLREGQVFFVHNRVSSINRVAAQLAELVPEARIAVAHGQLNEHVLEQIVVDFWERKFDVLVSTTIIETGLDISNANTIIIDRADKYGLSQLHQLRGRVGRSRERAYAYFLYDEQKPLSETAHDRLSTIAANNELGSGMQVALKDLEIRGAGNLLGAEQAGHIAGVGFDLYLRMIGEAVSAFRGDVAEGQTELRLELPVDAHIPDAYVDSERLRLEAYQKLSAASGPNAKDDQIDLVVEELSDRYGTPPEEVANLVLVSRLRRRAQRAGLGELVATGSKLRIGPARLPDSKLVRLQRLYPGAKHFPQNDVILVPLPVKHGEPLQDAALIAWVGDLIGALYPEPEPAAAAVQG; encoded by the coding sequence GTGATCCTCCAGGGCTTTCTCACGGCGCTTTCGCGCGCCTCCACGTTCGACGAAGCCCTCGCGCAGGCCTCGCACAATGCCGAGTTCTCGGCACTTCCGGGACTCGACGCACCGCTCGTCGCGGGCCTCCTCACGCGCCGCATCGAGGCCGACGAACCGCCCGCGCTGCTGCTCATCGCACCCACCAGCCGCGAGGCCGAATCCCTCCGCGGCGCACTCGCCCCGTACCTGCCGGACGACACCGAACTCCTCGAGTTCCCCGCCTGGGAGACGCTCCCGCACGAACGCCTGAGCCCGAGCGCCGAGACCGTCGGCCGCAGGCTCCACGCCATCCGCCGCATGCGGGAGTGGACGGAATCCGAGCGCCCGAGGCATCCGCTCATCATCACCGCCTCAGTCCGCGCCGCGCTCCAGCCCGTCGCCGACAACCTCGCGACCCTCGAACCGATCCGCCTCGCCGCCGGCAGCCGCGGCCACGACCTCGCCCGCATCGCCGAACAGCTCGTCGACCTCGCCTACTCGCGCGTCGACATGGTCTCCCGCCGCGGCGAGTTCGCCGTGCGCGGCGGCATCCTCGACGTCTTCCCGCCCACCGCCGACCACCCGCTGCGCATCGAGTTCTTCGGCGACGAGGTCGACCAGCTCCGCGCCTTCTCGGTCGCCGACCAGCGCTCGCTGCCCGAACCCATCGACGAGGCCCTGCTCGCCCCCAGCCGCGAACTGCTGCTCACTCCGCCGGTGCGCCAGCGCGCCCGCGAGATGGTGCACGAGTTCCCCGGACTCGCGGGCATGCTCGAGAAGGTCGCCGAGGGCATCCCGGTCGAGGGCATGGAGTCGCTCGCCCCGGCCCTGCTCGAACGCCTCGTGCCGATCACGCACTACCTGCCCGAGGGCGCCGCCATCGCGGTCATCTCGCCCGAACGCGTCGAGAGCCGCGCCGTCAGCCTCGCCGAGACGAACCAGGAGTTCCTCTCCGCAGCCTGGAGCGCCGCCACAGCCGGCGCCGCCGCCCCCATCGACCTCGCCTCGGGAGACTTCCTCAGCATCGCCGAACTCCGCGAGGACGCCCTCTTCAGCGCCCCCGGCGAACCCGACCCCGGCCGCGTCTGGTGGACCTTCAGCGGCTTCGACATGGGCGACGCCGTCGACGCCGTCGGCGACACCGGCGGCGGTGCCGGCACCGGTGCCGGGCGAGCGGATGCCTCGGGCGGCACCGGCCCCGCAGCATCCGCCACTGCACCCAGCGCGCCGTCGACCCCCGGCACCGCCCTGCGCGTGCTCGCAACGCCCGTGCCGAGCTTCCACGGCAACGTCGACGGCGCCGTCGCGCACGTCGCCGCCCGCCTCCGCGACGGGTGGAGCCTCGTCATCGCCGCCGCCGGATCCGGCCTCGTCGAACGCGCCCGCGACGTGCTCGCGGAGCACGAGCTCGCCGGCCGCATCGTCGACCACGTCCCCGCAGACCCCGAGCCCGGCGTCGCCTACCTCGTGCAGGCCGACGCCACCACCGGCTTCGACCTGCCCGACGCGAAGCTCGGCCTCATCTCCGAAGCCGAGTTCTACGGCCGCGCCGCCGGTTACGACGCTCGCCAGGGCAAGAAGCTCGCGAGCCGCCGCCGCAACGTCGTCGACCCGCTGCAGCTGAAGCCCGGCGACCACGTCGTGCACCAGACCCACGGCATCGGCCGCTTCGTCGAGATGGTGCAGCGCGAGGTCGCCGCAGGCGCCCGCCCCACCGGACCCAGCCGCACCGCGGGCGTGCAGCAGGCGCCGACCATCGTGCGCGAGTACCTCGTGCTCGAGTACGCACCGAGCAAGCGCGGCCAGGCCGGCGACCGCCTCTACGTGCCGACCGACCAGCTCGACCTGCTCAGCCGCTACGTCGGCGGCGAGGCGCCGTCGCTCAGCAAGATGGGCGGCAGCGACTGGGCGCAGGCCAAGGGCAAGGCCCGCCGCGCCGTGCGCGACATCGCCGTCGAGCTCGTGAAGCTCTACTCCGCGCGCATGGCGGCGAAGGGCCACGCGTTCGGTCCCGACACCCCGTGGCAGCACGAACTCGAGGAGGCGTTCCCCTACGCCGAGACACCCGACCAGCTCCAGACCATCGACGAGGTGAAGGCCGACATGGAGCGGCCCATCCCGATGGACCGCCTGCTCGCCGGCGACGTCGGCTTCGGCAAGACCGAGGTGGCCGTGCGCGCCGCGTTCAAGGCGATCCAGGACGGCAAGCAGGTCGCCATGCTCGTGCCGACCACGCTGCTCGTGAAGCAGCACCTCGAGACGTTCCAGGAGCGGTTCGCCGGCTTCCCGGTGCGCGTGCGCGCCCTCAGCCGGTTCCAGACCGACAAGGAGGCGAAGGAGGCGATCGCGGGCCTCGCCGACGGCAGCGTCGACATGGTCATCGGCACCCACCGCCTGCTCACCGAGAAGATCACGTTCAAGGACCTCGGGCTCCTCATCATCGACGAGGAGCAGCGCTTCGGCGTCGAGCACAAGGACCGCATCAAGCAGCTGAAGACGAACGTCGACATCCTCGCGATGAGCGCCACGCCCATTCCGCGCACGCTCGAGATGGCCGTCACGGGCATCCGCGAGATGTCGACCCTCGCGACCGCGCCGGAGGACCGGCATCCGATCCTCACCTTCGTCGGCCCCTACTCCGACAAGCAGGTAGGTGCCGCGATCCGCCGCGAGATGCTCCGCGAGGGCCAGGTGTTCTTCGTGCACAACCGCGTCTCGTCGATCAACCGCGTCGCCGCGCAGCTCGCCGAGCTCGTGCCCGAGGCCCGCATCGCGGTCGCCCACGGCCAGCTCAACGAGCACGTGCTCGAGCAGATCGTCGTCGACTTCTGGGAGCGCAAGTTCGACGTGCTCGTCTCGACGACCATCATCGAGACCGGCCTCGACATCTCGAACGCGAACACGATCATCATCGACCGCGCCGACAAGTACGGCCTCAGCCAGCTGCACCAGCTGCGCGGACGAGTGGGCCGCAGCCGCGAGCGCGCCTACGCGTACTTCCTCTACGACGAGCAGAAGCCGCTCAGCGAGACCGCGCACGACCGCCTCTCGACCATCGCCGCGAACAACGAGCTCGGCAGCGGCATGCAGGTCGCGCTGAAGGACCTCGAGATCCGCGGCGCGGGCAACCTGCTCGGCGCCGAGCAGGCCGGCCACATCGCGGGCGTCGGCTTCGACCTGTACCTGCGCATGATCGGCGAGGCGGTGTCGGCGTTCCGCGGCGACGTCGCGGAGGGGCAGACCGAGCTGCGGCTCGAGCTGCCGGTCGACGCGCACATCCCCGACGCGTACGTCGACAGCGAGCGCCTGCGCCTCGAGGCGTACCAGAAGCTCTCCGCGGCGAGCGGCCCGAACGCGAAGGACGACCAGATCGACCTCGTCGTCGAGGAGCTCTCCGACCGCTACGGCACGCCGCCCGAGGAGGTCGCGAACCTCGTGCTCGTCTCGCGCCTGCGCCGTCGCGCCCAGCGCGCCGGCCTCGGCGAGCTCGTCGCCACCGGCTCGAAGCTGCGCATCGGCCCCGCGCGCCTGCCCGACTCGAAGCTCGTCAGGCTGCAGCGCCTCTACCCGG